From the genome of Camarhynchus parvulus chromosome 8, STF_HiC, whole genome shotgun sequence, one region includes:
- the SSX2IP gene encoding afadin- and alpha-actinin-binding protein isoform X1, translated as MGDWRTVTVPLLSSDSKTKFPYTSERKSPTSMSSEVLRLSLPSSKSMHSFFSAFCTEENIEQSISYIDRELTTMGFPSIYAESKGKELDLVSMVNCMNELLVLQHKNLRAQEEIEIQHLKLGSDMDHLQNCYSKLKEQLELSKREIVGLQERDRQLQSKNRNLHQLLKNEKDEVQKLQNVISSRATQYNHDMKRKEREYNKLKERLHQLVMNKKDKKLAMEVLNYVGRADGKRGAWRTDKTEARNEEEMYKVLLSDYEQRQKQLLLENTELKKVLQQMKKDIISLLPPQKQKPKERSEDGLVLSDQEEDIGELNKENMWELSCETVREQLTNSIRKQWRMLKNHVEKLDNQVSRGHSGALNEKDVISREDHELETGKLELEIQQCKEMIRTQQQLLQQQLTCDDDTTLLLQDCYLLEERERLQEEWRLFREQKKNFEKERKSFTEAAIRLGLERKAFEEDRGAWLKHQFLSMTADCKSENATTPSAFLRSSDTDLRLVRSASQQKRPPSVLSTTASPEPCQISQYITQNSVASEKPGADYMPNLWVESDDKEETEECTKTWEDSGLDTLCRNLHMEQLP; from the exons ATGGGAGATTGGAGGACTGTTACTGTGCCGCTGCTGTCATCAG ATAGCAAAACTAAATTTCCATATACCTCAGAACGGAAATCTCCTACAAGCATGAGCTCAGAAGTGCTACGCTTGTCACTGCCTTCATCCAAAAGCATGCACAGCTTTTTCAGTGCCTTCTGCACAGAAGAGAATATTGAACAGAGTATATCCTATATTGATAGG GAATTAACAACGATGGGGTTTCCCTCTATTTATGCCGAgtccaaaggaaaagaattagATTTAGTGTCTATGGTCAACTGTATGAATGAATTGCTTGTACTGCAGCACAAGAACCTCCGAGCTcaggaagaaatagaaatacagCATCTGAAACTGGGAAGTGATATGGATCACTTGCAGAACTGCTATTCTAAGTTAAAG GAACAGTTGGAATTATCTAAAAGGGAAATAGTTGGGCTTCAGGAAAGAGACAGACAACTGCAAAGCAAGAACAGAAATTTGCACCAGttacttaaaaatgaaaaggatgaA GTTCAGAAGTTACAGAATGTAATTTCAAGTAGAGCTACACAATACAATCATGATatgaagaggaaagagagagaatatAACAAATTAAAGGAGCGCTTACATCAGTTAGTCatgaataaaaaagacaaaaagttaG CTATGGAAGTTCTAAATTATGTTGGTAGAGCTGATGGGAAGAGAGGTGCATGGAGGACTGATAAGACAGAAGCCAG AAACGAGGAAGAAATGTACAAAGTTCTGTTAAGTGATTATGAACAACGCCAAAAACAGCTTTTACTGGAAAATACTGAGCTAAAGAAAGTTCTTCAGCAAATGAAGAAAGATATTATTTCACTTCTTccaccacagaaacaaaaacctaAAGAAAGATCTGAAGATGGGCTG GTGCTGTCAGACCAGGAGGAAGATATTGGAGAATTAAATAAAGAGAATATGTGGGAATTATCTTGTGAAACTGTGCGGGAACAGCTTACCAATAGCATTAGGAAGCAGTGGCGAATGTTGAAAAATCACGTTGAAAAGCTGGATAACCAAG tGTCACGTGGACATTCAGGAGCTTTGAATGAAAAAGATGTCATTTCAAGAGAAGACCATGAGCTAGAAACTGGAAAGTTAGAGTTAGAGATTCAGCAATGTAAAGAAATGATCAGAACTCAGCAACAGCTCTTACAG CAACAGCTTACATGTGATGATGACACCACTCTGTTACTACAAGACTGCTATTTGTTGGAAGAAAGAGAGCGTCTCCAGGAAGAATGGAGACTATTTCGAGAGCAAAAGAAGAATTTTGAGAAGGAACGAAAAAGTTTTACAGAAGCTGCTATTAGATTAGGACTTGAG AGAAAGGCATTTGAGGAAGATAGAGGAGCATGGCTGAAGCATCAGTTCTTAAGTATGACTGCTGATTGCAAGTCTGAAAATGCAACAACTCCAAGTGCCTTCTTAAGAA GTTCTGACACAGACCTTCGTTTAGTGAGATCTGCATCTCAGCAAAAAAGACCTCCCTCTGTGTTGAGTACTACTGCTTCACCAGAGCCTTGCCAGATATCCCAGTACATTACACAAAACAG tGTTGCATCAGAAAAACCTGGTGCAGATTACATGCCAAATCTGTGGGTGGAAAGTGATGAcaaagaagaaactgaagaatGCACAAAGACATGGGAAGACTCTGGACTTGACACTCTATGTAGAAACTTGCACATGGAACAGCTGCCTTAG
- the SSX2IP gene encoding afadin- and alpha-actinin-binding protein isoform X2, with protein MGDWRTVTVPLLSSDSKTKFPYTSERKSPTSMSSEVLRLSLPSSKSMHSFFSAFCTEENIEQSISYIDRELTTMGFPSIYAESKGKELDLVSMVNCMNELLVLQHKNLRAQEEIEIQHLKLGSDMDHLQNCYSKLKVQKLQNVISSRATQYNHDMKRKEREYNKLKERLHQLVMNKKDKKLAMEVLNYVGRADGKRGAWRTDKTEARNEEEMYKVLLSDYEQRQKQLLLENTELKKVLQQMKKDIISLLPPQKQKPKERSEDGLVLSDQEEDIGELNKENMWELSCETVREQLTNSIRKQWRMLKNHVEKLDNQVSRGHSGALNEKDVISREDHELETGKLELEIQQCKEMIRTQQQLLQQQLTCDDDTTLLLQDCYLLEERERLQEEWRLFREQKKNFEKERKSFTEAAIRLGLERKAFEEDRGAWLKHQFLSMTADCKSENATTPSAFLRSSDTDLRLVRSASQQKRPPSVLSTTASPEPCQISQYITQNSVASEKPGADYMPNLWVESDDKEETEECTKTWEDSGLDTLCRNLHMEQLP; from the exons ATGGGAGATTGGAGGACTGTTACTGTGCCGCTGCTGTCATCAG ATAGCAAAACTAAATTTCCATATACCTCAGAACGGAAATCTCCTACAAGCATGAGCTCAGAAGTGCTACGCTTGTCACTGCCTTCATCCAAAAGCATGCACAGCTTTTTCAGTGCCTTCTGCACAGAAGAGAATATTGAACAGAGTATATCCTATATTGATAGG GAATTAACAACGATGGGGTTTCCCTCTATTTATGCCGAgtccaaaggaaaagaattagATTTAGTGTCTATGGTCAACTGTATGAATGAATTGCTTGTACTGCAGCACAAGAACCTCCGAGCTcaggaagaaatagaaatacagCATCTGAAACTGGGAAGTGATATGGATCACTTGCAGAACTGCTATTCTAAGTTAAAG GTTCAGAAGTTACAGAATGTAATTTCAAGTAGAGCTACACAATACAATCATGATatgaagaggaaagagagagaatatAACAAATTAAAGGAGCGCTTACATCAGTTAGTCatgaataaaaaagacaaaaagttaG CTATGGAAGTTCTAAATTATGTTGGTAGAGCTGATGGGAAGAGAGGTGCATGGAGGACTGATAAGACAGAAGCCAG AAACGAGGAAGAAATGTACAAAGTTCTGTTAAGTGATTATGAACAACGCCAAAAACAGCTTTTACTGGAAAATACTGAGCTAAAGAAAGTTCTTCAGCAAATGAAGAAAGATATTATTTCACTTCTTccaccacagaaacaaaaacctaAAGAAAGATCTGAAGATGGGCTG GTGCTGTCAGACCAGGAGGAAGATATTGGAGAATTAAATAAAGAGAATATGTGGGAATTATCTTGTGAAACTGTGCGGGAACAGCTTACCAATAGCATTAGGAAGCAGTGGCGAATGTTGAAAAATCACGTTGAAAAGCTGGATAACCAAG tGTCACGTGGACATTCAGGAGCTTTGAATGAAAAAGATGTCATTTCAAGAGAAGACCATGAGCTAGAAACTGGAAAGTTAGAGTTAGAGATTCAGCAATGTAAAGAAATGATCAGAACTCAGCAACAGCTCTTACAG CAACAGCTTACATGTGATGATGACACCACTCTGTTACTACAAGACTGCTATTTGTTGGAAGAAAGAGAGCGTCTCCAGGAAGAATGGAGACTATTTCGAGAGCAAAAGAAGAATTTTGAGAAGGAACGAAAAAGTTTTACAGAAGCTGCTATTAGATTAGGACTTGAG AGAAAGGCATTTGAGGAAGATAGAGGAGCATGGCTGAAGCATCAGTTCTTAAGTATGACTGCTGATTGCAAGTCTGAAAATGCAACAACTCCAAGTGCCTTCTTAAGAA GTTCTGACACAGACCTTCGTTTAGTGAGATCTGCATCTCAGCAAAAAAGACCTCCCTCTGTGTTGAGTACTACTGCTTCACCAGAGCCTTGCCAGATATCCCAGTACATTACACAAAACAG tGTTGCATCAGAAAAACCTGGTGCAGATTACATGCCAAATCTGTGGGTGGAAAGTGATGAcaaagaagaaactgaagaatGCACAAAGACATGGGAAGACTCTGGACTTGACACTCTATGTAGAAACTTGCACATGGAACAGCTGCCTTAG